A window from Planctomicrobium piriforme encodes these proteins:
- a CDS encoding helix-turn-helix transcriptional regulator: MTPNPAFAFHPGEYLKDEMEARGITAADLAEGDPVNTLAIEMYVACAEPGCEHRYGIRLGDLAEVIAKGLGTSVQIWLNLESSYLRNIGEAK, translated from the coding sequence GTGACACCCAACCCAGCATTCGCCTTCCACCCCGGTGAGTACCTGAAGGACGAAATGGAGGCTCGCGGCATCACTGCTGCGGACCTCGCAGAAGGCGACCCGGTGAACACACTGGCGATTGAAATGTACGTCGCCTGCGCTGAGCCTGGCTGTGAGCATCGATATGGAATCAGGCTTGGAGACCTCGCCGAAGTCATCGCAAAGGGACTCGGAACAAGCGTTCAAATCTGGCTGAACCTCGAATCGTCTTACCTGCGTAACATTGGAGAAGCAAAGTGA
- a CDS encoding helix-turn-helix domain-containing protein yields the protein MKPTPEQRRALEALSVFGPWEVWKQLQVCRGSTIDSLIEKGWVSRERPFNQNHPDDEIAITPAGGEALKQ from the coding sequence ATGAAACCGACACCTGAGCAGAGACGAGCGCTGGAGGCGTTGTCAGTTTTTGGTCCGTGGGAAGTGTGGAAGCAGTTGCAGGTCTGTCGCGGAAGCACGATTGACTCGCTCATCGAAAAAGGATGGGTAAGTCGCGAGCGGCCTTTCAATCAGAACCACCCCGACGATGAAATTGCAATCACCCCTGCCGGAGGAGAGGCACTGAAACAATGA
- a CDS encoding HD domain-containing protein, protein MSVLVQAAALFAKTMHDGQVRKYTGRPYITHPMRVAGQVTLHKIATDELIAAAWLHDVVEDCNVSLGNIHDAFGPQVASAVGWLTNPSKGSHLPRAERKEWDRRHATEAPHYAQVMKLIDRLDNLWEIDPADKFATLYCKESSLLVDAIGYADTKLESEIRSRIEWIQQLKTPSGGAT, encoded by the coding sequence GTGAGTGTTCTCGTACAGGCAGCAGCTTTATTCGCAAAGACGATGCACGACGGTCAGGTCCGCAAGTACACAGGCAGACCTTACATCACACACCCAATGCGAGTGGCAGGTCAGGTCACGCTTCACAAGATTGCGACCGACGAACTGATTGCCGCCGCTTGGCTCCATGATGTCGTCGAAGATTGCAACGTCTCTCTCGGCAACATTCACGACGCATTTGGACCGCAAGTCGCCAGTGCAGTTGGCTGGCTCACCAACCCCTCGAAGGGTTCCCACCTGCCCAGAGCAGAACGCAAGGAGTGGGACCGTAGGCATGCCACTGAGGCACCGCACTACGCGCAGGTGATGAAGCTCATCGACAGGCTCGACAACCTGTGGGAAATCGACCCGGCAGATAAGTTCGCAACGCTCTACTGCAAGGAGTCGTCGCTGCTGGTTGATGCGATTGGATATGCCGACACGAAACTGGAATCCGAGATTCGCAGTCGGATTGAATGGATTCAACAACTGAAGACCCCCAGCGGAGGCGCGACGTGA